The window GTGCCGTTGAGTGCGTCCAGCTTCTCGCGCGTATGCGGATTGCGAGAACCGAAGCCCGCGCCGTAGCTGTCGTCCCAGCCGAGTGCGTTGAAGAAGGCGATGATCTTCGGGCCGCCTCGATACGGGTAGGGTCCGCCGTCGCCAGTGATGACTCCGGTGAGCTTGTCCAAGGTGCGCGGTGAGAGCCTCATGCCGCCAGCATCCATCGCGCTGAGAACAGCGGCGTGAGCTTCGGCGTGAGGCTCAGTCGCGCAGCGATCTCGTCTAGCATGCGGTTGCGTTCGGCGTCGATCTCCTTCAGCCGCGTGTAGAGTTGGTGGTTTAGGTCGTCGGACTCGCGGCGTAGGGCGGCCGCGTCGCGCTGGAGCGCGACCTTATCCGGCAAGGTGACGCTGGCGCGGGCGAGCTTGTCTTTCTCCTTGGCCTCCTTGCCGAGGACCTTGATCTTGGACTCGTAAGAAACGCGCGCATCCTCCTGCCATAGGTTGAGGCGGGTCTCCTCCTCGTCGAGGAAGTCGCCGAGGCGGGTCTGCGCGGCACCCACCAAGGCGGTCTGCGCGTCGGCGATCAGTCGGTCGAGGTTTGGGGGCGGGGCCGCGCCGTCCGCCTGCCTCGCCGTGGCCGGAACCTGCATCAGCCGCTCCGCTGTCTCGCGCGGCACCACCCCACCGTCGTCCGTCAGGGCCACCACGATCAGGTCGTCGTAGCGTTTGGCGGGCGTGTCGAGCGTCAACCGGGCCGCCGCGAGCCAGCCGCTGTCGCCGCGCAGCAACTCCACATCGGCCAGCTTGCCCGTGTAAGCGTCGAGATCGAAAGCGAGGGTCGCTGGGGCGAGCTCACGGTCCATCGCGCGGTCGGCGAGCGTGGTCGCAAGCTCGCCATCACTTAGGCGGTAGAACCGCCAGCCTCTCTCCTCGGAGACCGGCCACTCCGCCGTGTAGGTTGCGCCGTCGTAATCGAAGCGCTCGGCGTGGTCGGGGTGGAACCGGGCCTCAGGCAGTTCGGCGCGGGCGAGCCGCAATAGGGCCAGCTTGAAATCCCCAAGCTGGGCGTCGATCCGGCCCTTCTCGAACTTGAGCCGAGCGACCACCTTATCGTCCATCTCGGCGAGAATTGCCTCGCGCGCCTTGGTCTTGGCCTCGTCGATCTCAACAAATAGGTCGAGTTGCAGGGTCTCGAAGGCTCGGTCGATCTCAGCATTCGAGCGGCACGATTGCACGATGCCGAGGATGCGCTTTTCGATGTCCACCCCGCTCTCGATGGCGCCCAGCACCTCGTCGGAGGAGCCGAACACGCCGCTGAACAGGTTGAACTTGGAGGCGAGCAGTTCGACAATCCGGGCCTCGGCGTGGTTGCCCCGGTTCATCATGTTGACGACGGTTACATCGATCTTCTGGCCGTAGCGGTGGCAGCGACCGATCCGCTGCTCCACGCGCTGTGGGTTCCACGGCAGGTCGTAGTTGATGAGCAGTGAACAGAATTGAAGATTAATGCCCTCCGCCCCGCTCTCCGTGGCAATCAGAATCGTACGGTCGTTCCTGAATGCGTCCACGATGGCGGCCTTTAGGTCCGCGCTCTTCGTCTTCGAGACGACGTTGCTGTTCCCGGCGTGCTTGGCCAGCCACGCCTTGTAGAGAGCTTGGCTTTCCGCGTCGGTGTTGGCACCGTTCATCAGCACCGTCTGCCCAGCGAAGCCGTTGGCCTCCAGCAGGTCGCGCAGATAGCGTTGGGTGCGGACGCTCTCAGTAAAGATCACCGCCTTGCGCTGGCCGCCCTTCGCCTCGATTTGCTTAAGCACGTCCGGCAAGCTGCCGACGAGGGCGCGTCCCTTCGCGTTGTCGTCGATGGATGTTGCGAGGTTGCGGAAGCCGCGTAGCTCCTCGATCTCACCGCGCAGCAGCGCAGGGTCGGCGGCTACGACCGACTCGGCTTCGTTCGCCTCCAGCGCGTCCGCCTCGGCATCGGCGGCGCCCTCACGCCATGTCTCGGCCGTCTCCTCCATCCCGTCATAGTCGGCCAGCATCTCCTCTCCGACCTCCAGCTTGCGCTCCAAGCGGGCGATCATCTTGTCGAGGGTGGCCGCGACCGCGAAAGACGAGGAGCCGAGAATCTTCCGCAGGACGAGGGTGACGAGGTGGCGGCCCGTCTTGCCGATGGCCAACGTGTCCTCGCGCTGGAGGTATTCGGACATCTGCTCGTAGAGCTTTGTTTCCAGCGCGCTCGGCGTGAAGTCGAACGTCTCGGCCATGCGTTTGGTGTAGCTGATGAGCCCGGCCTGCTGGACCTGCCGCCGCAGCGTGCGTTTGCAGATCGGCTCCAGCCTTCGGCCCAGCACCGCCAGCGTGCTAGCGTCCGACTTGCCGAACTCGGCGCGGAAGGCATCGGGCGAGCCGAAGAAGTGCTCGTCGATGAGCGATAGCAGGCCATATAGCTCCATCAGATTATTCTGGAGCGGAGTGGCCGTAAGCAGCAGCTTCTGCCGATCAGCCAGCGCGCGCCGCAGGACGGCGGAGCGAGAATTATCGGTCGCGCGGTAGACGTTCCGCAGCTTGTGAGCCTCGTCCATAACCACGAGGTTCCACGAAATTGCCTGAAGCTCGGGCGCGATCCGGGCGGCGTATTCGTAGGACAGGATGACGACGGCGTCCGTGCGATCCAGCGGACGCGCCTCGCCCGCCTTCTTCAACTCGCGCACGCGCTTGGCGTCGAGGATCACGCTGGGCAGGGAGAACTTCTCCCAAAGCTCCTGCTGCCACTGCTTCCGCAGCGACGCGGGCGCGATCAGGAGCAGGCGCCGGCGCCCCTCCCACCACCGCTGCGTGATGACGAGGGCCGCCTCGATAGTCTTGCCCAACCCCACCTCGTCGGCCAGTAGCACGCCTTTGG is drawn from Lichenibacterium dinghuense and contains these coding sequences:
- a CDS encoding SNF2-related protein — its product is MTGYTPHQAKFFAHYVTREGIAEGEGLAQSLSAARVDLNPHQVDAAMFALRSPLSKGVLLADEVGLGKTIEAALVITQRWWEGRRRLLLIAPASLRKQWQQELWEKFSLPSVILDAKRVRELKKAGEARPLDRTDAVVILSYEYAARIAPELQAISWNLVVMDEAHKLRNVYRATDNSRSAVLRRALADRQKLLLTATPLQNNLMELYGLLSLIDEHFFGSPDAFRAEFGKSDASTLAVLGRRLEPICKRTLRRQVQQAGLISYTKRMAETFDFTPSALETKLYEQMSEYLQREDTLAIGKTGRHLVTLVLRKILGSSSFAVAATLDKMIARLERKLEVGEEMLADYDGMEETAETWREGAADAEADALEANEAESVVAADPALLRGEIEELRGFRNLATSIDDNAKGRALVGSLPDVLKQIEAKGGQRKAVIFTESVRTQRYLRDLLEANGFAGQTVLMNGANTDAESQALYKAWLAKHAGNSNVVSKTKSADLKAAIVDAFRNDRTILIATESGAEGINLQFCSLLINYDLPWNPQRVEQRIGRCHRYGQKIDVTVVNMMNRGNHAEARIVELLASKFNLFSGVFGSSDEVLGAIESGVDIEKRILGIVQSCRSNAEIDRAFETLQLDLFVEIDEAKTKAREAILAEMDDKVVARLKFEKGRIDAQLGDFKLALLRLARAELPEARFHPDHAERFDYDGATYTAEWPVSEERGWRFYRLSDGELATTLADRAMDRELAPATLAFDLDAYTGKLADVELLRGDSGWLAAARLTLDTPAKRYDDLIVVALTDDGGVVPRETAERLMQVPATARQADGAAPPPNLDRLIADAQTALVGAAQTRLGDFLDEEETRLNLWQEDARVSYESKIKVLGKEAKEKDKLARASVTLPDKVALQRDAAALRRESDDLNHQLYTRLKEIDAERNRMLDEIAARLSLTPKLTPLFSARWMLAA